cggatacgtgtatattttgaatggaggagcagtaagctggtgcagttgcaagcaaagcgtcgtggcgggatctacatgtgaagcggaatacatggcagcctcggaggcagcacaggaagcagtctggatgaaggagttcattaccgacctaggggtgattcccaatgcgtcgggcccgatgactctcttatgtgacaacgctggagccattgcccttgcgaaggagcccaggtttcacaggaagaccaggcatatcaagcgtcgcttcaactccattcgtgaaagtgttcaaaatggagacatagaaatttgtaaagtacacacggacctgaatgtagcagatccgttgactaaacctctccctagggcaaaacatgatcaacaccaggacgcaatgggtgttcgattcatcacaatgtaactagattattgactctagtgcaagtgggagactgttggaaatatgccctagaggcaataataaatggttattattatatttctttgttcatgataatcatctattattcatgctataattgtattgtccggaaaccgtaatacatgtgtgaatacatagaccacaacgtgtccctagtaagcctctagttaactagctcgttgatcaacagatagtcatggtttcctgactatggacattggatgtcattgataacgggatcacatcattaggagaatgatgtgatggacaagacccaatcctaagaacagcataaaagatcgtgtagtttcgtttgctagagcttttccaatgtcaagtatcttttccttagaccatgagatcgtgcaactcccggataccgtaggagtgctttgggtgtgccaaacgtcacaacataactgggtgactataaaggtgcactacgggtatctccgaaagtgtctgttgggttggcacggatcgagactgggatttgtcactccgtgtgacggagaggtatctctgggcccactcggtaatgcatcatcataatgagctcaatgtgactaaggcgttagtcacgggatcatgcattgcggtacgagtaaagagacttgccggtaacgagattgaacaaggtattgggataccgacgatcgaatctcgggcaagtaacataccgattgacaaagggaattgcatacggattgattgaatcctcgacaccgtggttcatccgatgagatcatcgtggaacatgtgggagccaacatgggtatccagatcccgctgttggttattgaccggagaggcgtctcggtcatgtctgcatgtctcccgaacccgtagggtctacacacttaaggtccggtgacgctagggttgtagagatatatgtatgcggaaacccgaaagttgttcggagtcccggatgagatcccggacgtcacgagaggttccggaatggtccggaggtgaagaattatatataggaagtcaagtttcggccaccgggaaagtttcgggggttaccggtattgtaccgggaccaccggaagggtcccgggggtccaccgggtggggccacctgtcccggagggtcccgtgggctgaaagtggaagggaaccagcccctagtgggctggggcgccccccttgggcctcccccctgcgcctagggttgggaaccctaggggggggggggagcttcccccttgccttggggggcaaggcaccccttcccccccacttggccgccgcccccctttggatctgatctccagggccggcgcccccccagggggcctatataaagggggggagggcagcaacacaacagccttgggcgcctccctcctcccctgttacacctctccgtctcgcagaagctcggcgtagccctgccggacacccgctacatccaccaccacgccgtcgtgctgctggatctccatcaacctctccttcccccttgctggatcaagaaggaggagacgtcgctgcaccgtacgtgtgttgaacgcggaggtgccgtccgttcggcactcggtcatcggtgatttggatcacggcgagtacgactccgtcatccacgttcattggaacgcttccgctcgcgatctacaagggtatgtagatgcactcctttcccctcgttgctagtagactccatagatgcatcttggtgaacgtaggaaaattttaaattatgctacgattcccaaacAGACGCGACACCAAGTACTCACCTTACTTGGATGACTCGGTTTCCTGGCATACAATGCTGCAAAAACAAAGAtcagcagagagagagagaccctTGCAGGTTAGCCAAAAATTCATTGTTTGTCACCTACATTCATTGTTTCAGATTTCTTATCACAGCAGGACTACTCTCTGAAGAAAGATTGAGTTTTCTTCTCAGACCACGGCTATGCTATCTCTCTCCCAAATTAAGGGATGGAGCAGCAAATACTCATATTCTCATGGGAAAGAAGAAGACACGAAAAGAGAAAAAGGAGTGAGGAATTTTTACCAGCGCCACAAGGCTCGCAAATCTGCGTCGCCCTCCGCCAACAACAGCGCCAAGATGTCCGCCTCCTTGTCCTGGCCGCGGTTATCTTGTGGATGGCGCCCATGGATTTGAAGTGGGGTGACTTGAGAATCCCCTCCCTTGATATGGCTTGCTGTTCCCTTTTGAAGTTTGTCCATGGAGAAGAGAAGCTTCATGAgcatacacacacacaaaaaaaagataAGAGAAGGGGGCTCTGGAAAGTAAAACAGCAATGGGGATGGGGGTGCTTACCCGAGCTAGGAGCCGTGGAGGCGGAGGTTGTTGGCCCAGCACCGCACCGGAGCAGACGACGGCGAGCTCGACCATGTGCGGGCCGTGGTGGTCGTCCTCCCGTCGCGCGAGGTGACTGGGAAGCGGCAGCTCGAGCGGCAGATCCTCGATGGCGAGCGGCAGAGAGAGGCGAACGACGGGAAGGGGGACGAACGGTGGTGAGAGCAGGAGCGGTGAGGctggtggctagggttagggtttggagaggagggagagagagagagggagagaggaggcgggaggaagaggagaggggcggcgcgaAGTCGTGGATATGTGACCgggcgagcggcgacggcggcggtggcagggCAGGGAGGCGGgcgcgggagggagagagggaggcgatTGGGCAGCGAGCATTGGAGGAGAGAGGCCACGAGGATTGGGCAGCGGTTAGGGTCGAGACCGGCGCATACTGTCCCACCCTTGTTAGTATTGGATATTTTCCCAACCAGGCGAAATGTCGAAAATGCCCTCGGCGGGCTCTGGGAATTACCCGCGGTGGCACGAGATCTTTACAACGGGAGGTAACTACTCGTTGCTACAGGGGGCGGGGATTCGATCCGACGGCCGACGTCCTCCCACCGCTCGATCGGACGGCTGAAATCGCATCAAGGGAATCGATCGGACGGCCGAGAGGCCCAAATCGCTGAGGAGCCAGGGATTCCGATCGTAGTCGTTTTTCTGGATGCTCTTCCAACATGCAGAGCCTTGCTCAAATAGCATTTTTTTTTTGTTAATCATTTGAGGTAACAAAATGATACTGTAGAtggcaaaaaataaataaaggaacaTTCATCCACGACGCTATGGGCCACATAATGGTCCGCCAATACGTGGAAAGCACTTAGTAGAGAATGATCAGCGTGTAttccgcaaaaaagaaaaagaaaaagaaaatgatcaGCGTGACGATGATGGAAGAATGGCTGACTGACTGGCTAGGTTACTACCGGAGATGGCCACACCCCGGCTGAAATTCCCGAGGAGAGAGATTCGTTAGACAAAAATCCGTAAAAGCCCGATAATAATCCATGCGTCAAGGATTATTGGTTACTACTGTATGATTGTAGTCTCTATCTCTACGACTactcacagtgggagtaacatagatggtaacatcatacttatctaggcaaaatagatgatgtggcatgtaatcaatgaagaaagagaggcatgtggtaacatagctagttactataacatcacacatatcaagaaaagatgagtctacaacgtaataaatgaagtgatgcatggcacaacacatatgttactacccactgtgaatgtagtaacatagactagtaacatatgcatgttactactctaagttacttcCCACTGTGACTAGTCTACTACTACTTAAAATAAACGTAAGGTTTCTATTTCACCTTTCTTTCCAtcaccccttcgtccaaccttccttGTATGATAATAAATTAACTTAATTTATTCATCTTCTGAACCAGTTTCACtataatttacttaccaaacttcagATCAAAATCTAAGGTAATTCATGGGCAGAATTTGATGagcatttatttacacaatcacattatTATAGACAGTTAAATCACAAGCCGACGTATTAGAAGATTTATgtctcgttgcaacgcacgagcattgtTCTAGTACCAGTTTTATTTTCCCAAGGAATCCCCAAAAAGTAGCACACACTACAGATTACGTCTTTTAGCAGAAAGAAAATTCTCCGACTGTCTTACGGTTACAGGCAGGGACACTACTGATGATTTTCTAACCTCTAGAAAACACGAACATGAaacttcaaaaaaaaagaaaaacacgaAACATGAAGGAGGACTCAAAACATTATTGTGTAAATAGTCTGCTAGTGCAAGACATTATTCGATCGACAGCATGAACCACACCAAACCATACATGCTGCTTATTTatcttatttatttctgttttggcAGGCACACATTCAAGGGTAGACTTCAATGATGGACCGATATCCAAGCATCGGAGTGATCTTGTAGTCCTTGAAGCCGGCCTCGAAGAAGATCTTCCTCCACTGATGCTCGTCTCGATCCGTCCCGTCAACGCGCATCATGAAGACATCATATAGAACCTGCATCTCCCTAAGAAGAACTTCGTCCCGCGACACACCGGAGCCTATCACGACGTCGATGATTATCACCTTCCCTCCGGCGCTTCTACCGGTTGTTATGGCGTCTTTGCACCGTCGTAGCACCTTGACGGCATCTTCGTCTTGCCACAAGCACATAACCCACTGGAGAAACGGAAGAAGACACACACGTGTGTATGTAATAGTTGAACGACCCCCACAAAAAAAGTTGAAGGAAGAAAGAAGACACAGTGTCCTACGTGTACGTACCTTGAGTAGAACAACGTCGGCAGGTGGCACGTACTCAAACAAATCGCCGGCCGCAAACTGGACGTTTTCAATGGCAGGTGCCCCTGCGATCGCGTGTGGGAGATCAAGCACGATGCACTTGATGTGGGGGAACGCTTTGCAGATGGCTTCCGCTGCGGCACCATGGGCACCaccggcgtcgacgagggagctcacgccCTCGAAGATGCCGCGGTGCTCCTTGAGGGCAACCTCCATGACGAGGCGGCTGTCGGCGGCCACGCCGACGTTGTACTCCCCGCGCGTATCCATCCTTGCTACCATTTCATCTCGCGTGCACCCGTGCACCACCTCGAAGAGCGTGCGAGCTGACGCGTGCTCGTCGGTGAACCACTCCGCTATGCCGCAGAGAGCGGTCACGTACGACGGGTCCAAAAACAGACGCACGATGGGAGACTGGTTGTAGTCCCCGACGAGGAGGCGGGAGACCGGGGTGAGCTTGTAGCGCACGTCGTTGGCATCGGCGTGGCGGCCTTGATCGACAGAGAAGATGCCGAAGGTGACGAGGACGCGCATGAGCCGACGGAGGTGGGAAAGCTTCGTCGGTTGGATCCCGGTCTCGGTGGCAACCTCGGGCAAGGTGGCGGCACCTCCACGGCGGTGGATGGCGTCGGAGATGCGTAGGTCCACGGCGGCCTTGAGCGCCGCGGACCTGACAAACGCCATGGCGTGGTGGTAGAGCTCAAGCTGAGCTTGGAGCGCCATGATATATTTTGTGTGCCAAGAACTCTGCTATGCTCCTCAGGTACTTATAGACTTGTACAATAGTACAAGCCTTGCGTGTAGGAGTGTCTAGCTAGCTAGGAAAATGATTGCGCAacgaccatgcatgcatgcatgatctaTCTACCTGGATCTGGATGCATGTGTCTTTCGGGACTCTGGACGTGGACATACTGGCACGTCGGAGACACGCGCGTGCCTTTCGGCCGCTCCAGCCTACACCGCCGATCATCCGCGCCTCAAGGTGGACCGATGAACTCAATCTTTGTGTGAGTCCTACCTCATCCCTTCCTTTTTCTGAGCGGTTGGATCTGTTTTTTTCATccactagtaagcatgcacgtgcacgCACGTATGCAGCGCTGCTATGCACACGATGCCATCGGACGATTCATGCACGACATCACATATCAAGTGGTTCATGCATATCATCGAGCGCATATCAACGGCTGTATGGCCCATCGTGCCGCTGTCGTGCATGCATTCGTCGTCCGCAGAGCAGTTTCCGCACGTATGAATCAAAGCAACCTATGAAATTCATGTGGGTATTAAATCTGAATTCATATTGAAACTAATTAACCTCCATGTTGCGGAAGCTCGCCTGGGTGAAATGAAGCGTACTGTatcctactccctcc
This region of Triticum aestivum cultivar Chinese Spring chromosome 2D, IWGSC CS RefSeq v2.1, whole genome shotgun sequence genomic DNA includes:
- the LOC123050604 gene encoding acetylserotonin O-methyltransferase 3, producing the protein MALQAQLELYHHAMAFVRSAALKAAVDLRISDAIHRRGGAATLPEVATETGIQPTKLSHLRRLMRVLVTFGIFSVDQGRHADANDVRYKLTPVSRLLVGDYNQSPIVRLFLDPSYVTALCGIAEWFTDEHASARTLFEVVHGCTRDEMVARMDTRGEYNVGVAADSRLVMEVALKEHRGIFEGVSSLVDAGGAHGAAAEAICKAFPHIKCIVLDLPHAIAGAPAIENVQFAAGDLFEYVPPADVVLLKWVMCLWQDEDAVKVLRRCKDAITTGRSAGGKVIIIDVVIGSGVSRDEVLLREMQVLYDVFMMRVDGTDRDEHQWRKIFFEAGFKDYKITPMLGYRSIIEVYP